Genomic window (Leisingera methylohalidivorans DSM 14336):
GTTTTGCCCACCTTTGACGCAGTGCCGTGAGGCACAAGTTTCAGAACCCTAGGCCGGAGCGTTTCGTCATCCTTCTCGGCGATGGTTTTACGCATGGACTGTCCCTGAAGTTTGATGCGGCAGGTGTTGTGGACTATGCAGCCGAGGATCGCATTGGCGTCTGTGGGTCCTCCGGCTACGCCCTGCCAGGCCGAGACGAGCAGCTGGCTGGTGAACATGGCCGAGCCGCGCCAGTAGCGCTGTCCTGCGTGTTATGTCCAGTCGCCAGTGGCAACGGCGCCGAGTTCGCTGCAGGCGGTTTCCACCATGTTTCGGATGCTGCGCGGGAAGGTTGGCTGGCTGTCGGCGGTATTTGCTGTGACCACGGTATGAAACCGTGCCGCAGCGCGGACACGCCGCTGCTGGTTTGGTGGAACGCGAGTGGATCCGGAAGGTGATTCTAACACGTTCGGCCTGAGCGGCCTTGTGAGCTGCCGCAGAACAACCCGCCGTGAAAACTGTGAGGCCACCGGCAGCCTGCGGCAAAGCCTGCCGAAATATAGTGTTTGGCATGTCGGAGCTGCAGCGGATCTGCTTCAGACCCAAATTTGAAGGCCTGTCTGCAGTGACTGCGATCCGGGGAAAGCCCGGCCAGCATACAGGTGCCTGGGCTTTTCCCGGATCATTGGCAGGGTTCAGGGATAGTAGCTGCGTACCAAAGCGGTGGCGATCAGGCTCCAGCCATCTGCGACAACAAAAAATGCCAGTTTAAAGGGCAGAGACACGATGGCAGGCGGCACCATCATCATCCCCATGGACATCAGGACTGCCGCAACAACCAGATCAATGACCAGGAATGGCAGGAAGACGAGAAAACCGATTTGAAAGGCGCGCGATATTTCCGACAGCAGGAAACTGGGGACGAGCGCCGACAGCGGCGCTTCGGGCACCGGGTCCATGCCTTGGGTTTCCGGCCTGAGGTCCGCAATTGCGTAAAACGTGTCCGGATCCAGCCGGTTGGCCATAAAAGCACGGAAAGGTTCCAAGCTGCGGGTGATGGCTGCTCCCGGTTCCAGCCGTTCTTCCAGCAGCGGATTGATGCCAGTGGTCCAGGCCTCGGTAAACACGGGTTCCATCACGAAATAGGTCAGGAACAGCGCAAGGCTGATGATCAGCATGTTGGGCGGTGCCTGCTGCAGCCCGATACCCTGGCGCAGGATCGATAGCACCGTCACCAGGAACGGAAAACAGGTGATCATGATCAGCAGGCCAGGAGCCAGGCTGAGCACGGTAATCAGCAGGATCAGCTGGATCGAGCGGGCGGAGATCGATTCGCCGTCTGCCAGCGAAAGGCTCAGTTCTTGAGCCAGGGCGGTGTGCGGCATGGCCAGCAGGATTGCTGCAGCCAGGGCCGCCCGCACAAAAGTCTTTTGTGTCATCCCAAACCGCTTTGAAGATCAGCAATTTCTGTCAGGCGCACGGCCAGCTGGCCAGCCTGATCTCCCTCCAGCTCTTCGAGCTGGCCGCGAGCGACCAGCCGGTCTCCGACATAAAGGTCCACCGGGTCTTCGACACGCTTGTCCAAAGTCAGAATTGCATTTTCGCCAAGGTTGACCAGATCACGGATCAGCGGCCGGGCTTTGCCGACTGAGACA
Coding sequences:
- the fliP gene encoding flagellar type III secretion system pore protein FliP (The bacterial flagellar biogenesis protein FliP forms a type III secretion system (T3SS)-type pore required for flagellar assembly.), encoding MTQKTFVRAALAAAILLAMPHTALAQELSLSLADGESISARSIQLILLITVLSLAPGLLIMITCFPFLVTVLSILRQGIGLQQAPPNMLIISLALFLTYFVMEPVFTEAWTTGINPLLEERLEPGAAITRSLEPFRAFMANRLDPDTFYAIADLRPETQGMDPVPEAPLSALVPSFLLSEISRAFQIGFLVFLPFLVIDLVVAAVLMSMGMMMVPPAIVSLPFKLAFFVVADGWSLIATALVRSYYP
- a CDS encoding FliM/FliN family flagellar motor switch protein; this translates as MDDAADLNMKSADANNPFVSVPVEVVVSVGKARPLIRDLVNLGENAILTLDKRVEDPVDLYVGDRLVARGQLEELEGDQAGQLAVRLTEIADLQSGLG